GTTGGCGGATAGTCAGCCCCGGTGATCGCGGTTTTCTCCCGTACGTTATTCACCAACTGGCTCATGGCCGTTTTCACCGCAAAACCAGGACGCTGATCCGCCGTCACTGCCAGCCAGCCGTCGCGCACGCGCGCCAGCGCTTCCGGTACGGCATCGAAGCCCGTGACCAGAACTTCACCCGGTTTCAGCCCTTGCCCCTGCAGGGCTTCAATCGCGCCCAGCGCCATATCGTCGTTAGCGGAGAGGATCACCTGCGGACGTTTCGGCAATGAAGGCAGCACGCTTTCAACAATGCGCATTCCTTCAGAACGCATCCAGTTACCGGTCTGATCGGCGACAATCTTGTACTTTTCACCGCCCGCCTTCAGGCTGTCGCGAATACCTTTGGTACGTTCAATGTTGGAGGAAGAACCTGGCTGGCCGGTTAGCAGAATGATGTCCGCCCCGTCAGGGAATTTGGTTTTGACAAAGTCGCCAATCGCCTGGCCGCCTTTGTAGTTGTTGGCGCCGAAGTGCG
The Citrobacter arsenatis DNA segment above includes these coding regions:
- a CDS encoding sugar ABC transporter substrate-binding protein codes for the protein MKKLILAALIAMTSGAALAENEQIVFSTPNLAMPFEVHMQRTAVKAAKEMGVKLQVLDGQGSSPKQVADLENAITRGAQGFIVSPNDVNAVSSAVDEIQDAKLPVVTLDRSVDSQKKVPHFGANNYKGGQAIGDFVKTKFPDGADIILLTGQPGSSSNIERTKGIRDSLKAGGEKYKIVADQTGNWMRSEGMRIVESVLPSLPKRPQVILSANDDMALGAIEALQGQGLKPGEVLVTGFDAVPEALARVRDGWLAVTADQRPGFAVKTAMSQLVNNVREKTAITGADYPPTLITKENLQQAERIGEAGN